The following are from one region of the Mycolicibacterium helvum genome:
- a CDS encoding alpha/beta hydrolase — protein MSPMWQGCLAGTDYFEMRSSGGHDYGIWVTTPPGYDPATTQAPVVYVLDGNFAVGMTAPLIVTQMDPMQRIQPYIQVSVGYAGEEAQDWDRLRNRDFVPPGEPVAQELIDAVEIGLQMGARTREEADAYLAELRDTHADAFLSFLTAELHPRIEHDYGTATSGHGLFGYSYGGLFSLYTWLTGATLFESIGAGSPGVIAEDSLIFAQLEEMGDSHRAAKLHVTLNDRELLGDLAVYQSLAKNTTTILHRLTSRSEAVTSEILRETHLTGLQASFLSYLRTCRPL, from the coding sequence ATGAGCCCTATGTGGCAAGGCTGCCTCGCCGGCACCGACTATTTCGAGATGCGTTCCAGCGGTGGGCACGACTACGGCATCTGGGTCACCACCCCACCGGGCTACGACCCCGCCACGACGCAAGCGCCTGTCGTGTATGTGCTCGACGGTAACTTTGCGGTGGGCATGACTGCTCCGCTGATCGTGACCCAGATGGATCCCATGCAACGGATCCAGCCCTACATCCAAGTCAGCGTCGGCTACGCGGGCGAAGAGGCACAGGACTGGGATCGGCTGCGCAACAGAGACTTCGTGCCACCCGGCGAACCTGTCGCCCAAGAGCTCATCGACGCCGTGGAGATCGGGCTACAAATGGGAGCGCGGACACGCGAGGAGGCCGACGCCTACCTCGCCGAATTACGCGACACCCACGCCGATGCATTCCTGAGCTTCCTCACCGCGGAACTGCACCCGCGGATCGAACACGACTATGGCACAGCCACAAGCGGTCACGGACTCTTCGGCTACTCCTACGGCGGACTCTTCAGTCTCTACACCTGGCTCACCGGCGCCACCCTCTTCGAGAGCATCGGAGCGGGCAGCCCCGGCGTCATCGCCGAAGACAGTCTGATCTTCGCCCAGCTCGAAGAGATGGGTGACAGCCACCGTGCCGCCAAGCTTCACGTGACCCTCAACGACCGCGAGCTTCTCGGAGACCTCGCCGTCTACCAAAGCCTCGCGAAGAACACGACTACCATCCTTCACCGACTCACCTCACGCAGCGAAGCGGTCACCAGCGAGATCCTGCGCGAAACGCACCTCACTGGCCTACAGGCCTCGTTCCTCAGCTATCTCAGGACCTGCCGTCCTCTGTAA
- a CDS encoding PucR family transcriptional regulator, which produces MAKVFAELRGEISDYLLGRDDGGNTVQDNIAAYLDEMLDWIDLGADPGHRSFDSAIRYRASQGLTLSSLLHAYRLGAAIIWGELASLADTDEIEKEALIAATPSIFAWMNTNSLRAHATFRELEIRDARRNEQVRAALLDTILFNDSSIGAVFWDAVAALGLPRTGHLTVIAATGAEDTSIGDAPRDIETMISSHPAIQDAWFRLNARSQIGIVSMRRNDPDVLDSIAGSICSDVPVLIGLSSPFTAVTDCSKSRAQAQVAMAASATSRPITRYNRDVLPVLLASAPDAAAAVVAATLGPVLELPPDRAEPLLTTVYTWLRLGQSVSATAAELHCHRNTVNYRLRRFTEFTGRPLTDNFWLAQVALALEAPRSGW; this is translated from the coding sequence GTGGCCAAGGTTTTCGCTGAGCTGCGCGGTGAAATTTCCGACTACCTTCTCGGCCGTGACGATGGAGGCAACACAGTTCAGGACAACATCGCCGCTTACCTCGACGAGATGCTGGATTGGATCGACCTCGGAGCCGATCCTGGCCACCGGAGTTTCGACTCCGCAATTCGGTACCGCGCCAGCCAGGGCCTGACACTTTCCAGCTTGCTGCACGCGTACAGGCTTGGGGCGGCGATCATCTGGGGCGAGCTCGCATCTCTGGCTGACACAGACGAGATCGAAAAGGAAGCACTGATAGCGGCAACACCGTCCATCTTTGCCTGGATGAACACCAATTCGCTTCGGGCACATGCGACTTTCCGCGAGCTCGAGATCCGTGATGCGCGGCGCAACGAACAAGTGCGCGCCGCGCTGCTGGATACGATTCTGTTCAACGACTCCAGCATCGGAGCGGTGTTCTGGGACGCCGTCGCCGCGCTCGGTCTCCCGCGGACAGGACACCTGACGGTCATCGCGGCCACCGGCGCCGAAGACACATCGATCGGAGATGCGCCTCGCGACATCGAGACGATGATCTCTTCGCATCCCGCTATACAGGACGCGTGGTTTCGCCTCAATGCACGTTCGCAAATCGGAATCGTGTCGATGCGTCGGAACGACCCCGACGTACTGGACAGCATTGCCGGCAGCATCTGCTCAGACGTGCCGGTCTTGATCGGTCTCAGCAGCCCCTTCACCGCAGTCACCGACTGCTCGAAATCCCGCGCCCAAGCACAAGTCGCCATGGCAGCGTCCGCGACCAGCAGACCGATCACTCGCTACAACCGTGACGTCTTGCCCGTGCTGCTCGCCAGCGCCCCCGATGCCGCGGCAGCCGTCGTGGCGGCCACCCTAGGGCCGGTGCTCGAACTGCCACCCGACAGAGCCGAACCGTTACTCACCACTGTCTACACCTGGTTGCGACTCGGCCAATCCGTATCCGCTACGGCCGCAGAGCTGCATTGTCATCGCAACACCGTCAACTACCGGTTGCGTCGATTCACCGAATTCACCGGACGACCACTGACCGACAACTTCTGGCTGGCCCAAGTCGCCTTGGCGCTCGAGGCCCCACGATCCGGCTGGTGA
- a CDS encoding FAD-dependent monooxygenase — translation MDGKTSDRPTALVVGGSLVGLSAAVFLASQGVPTTLIERHLGSSPHPRAIGYTTRTIELFRSVGIELPPSAQNGPPRRARVESLTGQWFEEYPWSPPLPAAAAGDAADHSPVRASALAQDALEPILRERAGALGADLRLGCELVSFRDNGDGVTATVRRRHDGSEYRIDADYLVAADGADSGIRNSLGIGRTGRGLLSVQRSILFRAPELDQYLRHGIVQFEIEQPGFDAFLTTYSDGRWVLMLKDDIDRTEEDQRAVIRRATGIDDLAVELITTGRWDLSALIADHFSCGRVFLVGDAAHQLPPNRGGYGANTGIADAHNLAWKIGAVHTGGSEAALLDTYDAERRPVAWLRHQQIFARADYKAYIDTPTSDIEIIDDVAMELGQLYRSVAPADTAGQLPDARRPEEWAGQPGTRAPHVWIAPRRSTLDHFGRGWTLVTGSEAWRGAAQSAAGQLGVSIELLCFPAESTQHAAIAKAYGLGPGGACLVRPDGYIAWRVMTAPADRSAALTDAISYAAALPSRPSKWDDQAAIIDLTARYADAINRGWAGKTIQPESVADIFTPDGVFEHPGADPTIGAAAIAAALPDATASVPFAMHAFLSPVLVVDGGHARGQWLMWVAADDGDDPRAAYLGADIQYTRTPGGWRIQSIVITPGMRVPAHR, via the coding sequence ATGGACGGCAAGACATCCGATCGCCCGACCGCCCTCGTCGTCGGAGGTAGCCTCGTCGGCCTCTCGGCGGCAGTCTTCCTCGCCTCGCAGGGAGTACCGACGACGCTCATCGAGCGGCATCTCGGCAGTTCGCCACATCCTCGCGCCATCGGCTACACCACTCGGACCATCGAGTTGTTCCGTAGCGTCGGAATCGAGCTACCGCCGAGCGCGCAGAACGGTCCACCGCGTCGGGCTCGCGTCGAAAGTCTTACCGGACAATGGTTCGAGGAGTACCCGTGGTCGCCACCGCTGCCCGCGGCCGCCGCAGGAGATGCAGCTGACCACTCACCGGTGCGCGCCAGTGCACTAGCCCAAGACGCTCTGGAGCCCATTCTCCGCGAACGTGCCGGCGCTCTCGGGGCTGATTTGCGGTTGGGTTGCGAACTGGTGTCCTTCCGTGACAACGGTGATGGTGTGACTGCCACCGTGCGCAGACGGCATGACGGCAGCGAGTACCGCATTGATGCGGACTATCTGGTGGCTGCCGACGGAGCCGACAGTGGGATCCGGAACAGTCTGGGCATCGGCCGCACGGGACGAGGCCTGCTGTCAGTGCAGCGCAGCATCCTGTTCCGCGCGCCGGAGTTGGACCAGTATCTGCGCCACGGCATCGTGCAATTCGAGATCGAACAACCCGGATTCGATGCCTTTCTGACCACCTACTCGGACGGACGCTGGGTACTGATGCTCAAGGACGACATCGACCGCACGGAAGAGGATCAACGGGCCGTCATCCGGCGCGCCACTGGAATCGATGACCTCGCGGTCGAATTGATCACCACGGGACGTTGGGACCTGTCGGCGCTCATCGCCGACCACTTCAGTTGCGGAAGGGTGTTTCTCGTCGGAGACGCCGCACACCAGCTCCCACCTAATCGCGGTGGTTACGGTGCTAACACCGGAATCGCTGATGCCCACAACCTCGCCTGGAAGATCGGCGCAGTGCACACCGGCGGCAGTGAGGCGGCGCTCCTCGATACCTACGACGCCGAGCGGCGGCCTGTGGCATGGCTACGTCACCAGCAGATTTTCGCCCGCGCTGACTACAAGGCCTACATCGACACCCCCACCTCGGATATCGAGATCATCGACGACGTCGCGATGGAACTCGGCCAGCTCTACCGCTCCGTCGCTCCGGCTGATACGGCCGGCCAGCTGCCGGACGCCCGCAGACCCGAAGAGTGGGCCGGGCAGCCCGGCACCCGGGCGCCACATGTATGGATCGCTCCACGTCGCTCGACGCTCGACCACTTCGGCCGAGGCTGGACTCTCGTCACCGGCTCCGAAGCGTGGCGCGGTGCCGCGCAGTCAGCCGCCGGCCAGCTCGGAGTGTCGATCGAGTTGCTCTGCTTCCCCGCTGAATCGACGCAGCACGCCGCCATCGCGAAGGCGTACGGGCTGGGACCCGGCGGAGCTTGCCTGGTGCGCCCCGACGGCTACATCGCATGGCGCGTCATGACGGCCCCGGCCGACCGCTCGGCGGCGCTGACGGACGCAATCAGCTATGCCGCAGCACTCCCCTCGCGTCCATCGAAGTGGGACGATCAGGCCGCCATCATTGACCTGACCGCGCGTTACGCCGACGCGATCAACCGTGGCTGGGCCGGCAAGACAATTCAGCCCGAGAGCGTTGCCGACATCTTTACGCCGGACGGCGTATTCGAGCACCCCGGCGCGGACCCGACCATCGGAGCTGCCGCGATCGCGGCAGCGTTACCGGACGCCACGGCTTCGGTGCCCTTCGCCATGCATGCCTTCCTAAGTCCCGTCCTCGTCGTCGACGGTGGCCATGCCCGCGGCCAGTGGCTAATGTGGGTCGCCGCCGACGACGGCGACGACCCACGCGCCGCGTACCTCGGCGCCGACATCCAGTACACGCGCACCCCGGGTGGATGGCGCATCCAGTCGATCGTCATCACACCCGGGATGCGCGTACCGGCTCACCGATGA
- a CDS encoding TetR/AcrR family transcriptional regulator, whose protein sequence is MILSSVGRSGDARDRILARLLDAFGEDLPSPQMSLREVAAQAGTSHALLRYHFGSLSGVLAAMLTGQRSRDNEALVKTAEQYTFDDFVMAIWRTYARPGRLSRVQGFFHVVGLAAYNPGDFREFIDSLNDLTTMLASLAEREGRDAKEALSMATVAIAALRGLLLQKVLTPAVHSEDAVALILRMSKG, encoded by the coding sequence GTGATCTTGTCAAGCGTGGGACGCAGCGGCGACGCCCGGGACCGCATTCTGGCTCGGCTTCTCGACGCCTTCGGGGAGGACCTTCCTTCGCCACAGATGTCGCTGCGTGAAGTCGCCGCCCAGGCCGGCACCAGCCACGCCCTGCTGCGGTACCACTTCGGGTCACTCTCGGGCGTCCTGGCGGCCATGCTCACAGGGCAGCGATCTCGCGACAATGAGGCGCTTGTCAAGACCGCCGAGCAGTACACCTTTGACGACTTCGTCATGGCGATCTGGCGGACCTACGCCAGGCCGGGGCGGTTGTCGCGTGTCCAGGGCTTCTTTCACGTCGTAGGACTGGCCGCGTACAACCCGGGGGACTTTCGCGAGTTCATCGACTCGCTCAACGATCTGACCACGATGCTGGCTTCGCTCGCGGAACGTGAAGGGCGCGACGCCAAGGAAGCGCTGAGCATGGCGACCGTCGCCATTGCCGCGCTTCGCGGTCTGCTGTTGCAAAAAGTCTTGACTCCAGCAGTTCACTCGGAAGACGCGGTCGCCTTGATCCTGCGTATGAGTAAGGGATGA
- a CDS encoding FAD-binding oxidoreductase: MEGPIVSAFAAALGSPDAVATDAATLSENGKDYWGFGQQPGLVLRPQTRDEVVAIVKVAAEQNVSLVTRGGASNCSAGVMAGSDRVVIDMTKMNQVLDIDPVARTARVQPGVINSDLQERLAPHKLVFSPDPVSAHLATVGGNIIENAGGPHALKYGVTYNHVVAVEAVLADGSVVQFSADDDGPDLLGVLVGSEGTLAILTEATVALRPIPPVTRSLMGSFNTAREAAETIAAIIQTGTVPAAVEWLDRVGIAGLQQFTDTGYPADADAIVLIDVDGSADEVDRDAAIVDKVLRQNAVEVRHADDDDARAKLWYGRLHAPDAVVRSGKGFFIGDVTVPRQHIPEMQQAIQDTAKRHSDALLFIAVTGHAGDGDLHPTTFYDKENPNAAAALEAANNEIIEAALQLGGTITGEHGVGTEKIQFMTKRFTPVEIAAQRVLKQVFDPAQRFNPGIMLPDVSPEEPALPSFEAAVRTALDRHPGSATQADGDDSSVEVNTGNLNLVVGAAVTLDALSKKLDQEGVTCPAIPTEKTERTVGELIANATGEERLAVRHGLLGVDVVLPDGAAAARFGGQNMKDVAGYDTKRLFIGGNNAFGTITSAVFKITVAR; encoded by the coding sequence ATGGAAGGCCCGATCGTATCAGCGTTTGCTGCGGCCTTAGGTAGCCCCGACGCGGTGGCCACTGACGCCGCCACTCTGTCCGAAAATGGCAAAGACTATTGGGGTTTCGGTCAACAGCCCGGTCTGGTACTACGCCCACAAACCCGCGACGAGGTCGTCGCAATTGTGAAAGTCGCTGCTGAACAAAATGTCTCGTTGGTCACCCGCGGGGGCGCGTCGAATTGCAGCGCCGGAGTCATGGCCGGTTCGGACCGTGTGGTGATCGACATGACGAAGATGAATCAGGTTCTCGACATCGACCCGGTAGCTCGCACCGCCCGGGTTCAGCCCGGCGTCATCAATTCCGATCTGCAGGAGCGGTTAGCCCCGCACAAGCTGGTTTTCTCACCCGACCCCGTCTCGGCACATCTGGCAACTGTCGGCGGCAACATCATTGAAAACGCCGGTGGCCCACACGCTCTCAAGTACGGCGTCACCTACAACCACGTCGTGGCCGTGGAAGCGGTCCTCGCCGACGGTTCGGTAGTCCAGTTCAGCGCCGACGACGACGGCCCTGATCTGCTGGGCGTGCTCGTCGGGTCGGAGGGCACCCTGGCCATCCTCACCGAGGCCACCGTGGCGTTGCGACCCATCCCGCCGGTCACCCGCAGCCTGATGGGCAGCTTCAACACAGCCCGGGAGGCGGCCGAAACCATCGCCGCGATCATTCAGACAGGTACCGTGCCCGCAGCGGTCGAATGGCTCGACCGCGTCGGTATCGCTGGACTGCAGCAGTTCACCGACACCGGCTATCCCGCCGATGCCGACGCGATCGTGCTCATCGACGTCGACGGCTCTGCCGACGAGGTTGACCGCGACGCCGCGATCGTGGACAAAGTGCTGCGGCAAAACGCCGTTGAGGTGCGTCACGCCGATGACGACGACGCCCGAGCGAAGCTGTGGTATGGGCGCCTGCATGCCCCCGACGCCGTCGTGCGAAGCGGCAAAGGCTTTTTCATCGGCGACGTCACCGTTCCCCGGCAACACATACCGGAGATGCAGCAGGCAATCCAGGATACCGCCAAGCGGCACTCCGACGCGCTGCTGTTCATCGCCGTGACCGGGCACGCCGGCGACGGCGACCTGCACCCGACCACGTTCTACGATAAGGAAAACCCCAACGCGGCCGCCGCGTTGGAGGCCGCGAACAACGAAATCATCGAAGCGGCACTGCAGTTGGGTGGCACCATCACCGGCGAGCACGGTGTCGGAACCGAGAAGATCCAGTTCATGACCAAACGCTTCACCCCAGTGGAGATCGCGGCCCAGCGCGTCCTCAAGCAGGTCTTCGATCCCGCGCAGCGCTTCAATCCCGGCATCATGCTGCCCGACGTGTCGCCGGAGGAACCCGCGCTACCCTCCTTCGAGGCCGCGGTGCGCACTGCCCTCGACCGCCACCCGGGTTCAGCCACGCAAGCCGATGGTGACGACAGCTCAGTCGAGGTGAACACCGGCAACTTGAACCTGGTGGTCGGTGCCGCAGTCACCCTCGATGCACTATCGAAGAAACTTGACCAGGAAGGCGTGACATGCCCCGCCATCCCAACCGAGAAAACTGAACGCACCGTCGGCGAACTTATCGCCAATGCGACGGGTGAGGAACGCCTAGCGGTGCGCCACGGGCTGCTCGGCGTCGACGTCGTCCTGCCTGACGGCGCCGCCGCGGCCCGCTTCGGCGGGCAGAACATGAAAGACGTTGCCGGCTACGACACCAAACGCCTATTCATTGGCGGCAACAATGCATTCGGAACGATCACCAGCGCTGTCTTTAAGATTACGGTCGCCCGGTGA
- a CDS encoding type II toxin-antitoxin system PemK/MazF family toxin, whose protein sequence is MRIRIAGGEGRLSGLDHDSDVLIDRLTTVKRSNVHVRVGRLTAEQVVEVERAMMAFLGLAR, encoded by the coding sequence GTGAGGATCCGGATTGCCGGCGGAGAAGGCCGGTTATCCGGACTTGATCACGACAGTGACGTGCTGATCGACAGGCTCACAACCGTCAAAAGGTCGAATGTCCATGTCCGGGTGGGCCGGCTGACAGCGGAGCAGGTCGTCGAGGTCGAACGGGCGATGATGGCATTTCTCGGCCTTGCGCGATAG
- a CDS encoding VOC family protein, protein MNITWPDQLPVAQVRIARPTARLDDVVAFYRDLIGLPELYRFVGHSGYDGVMLGLPDADYHLEFTSHEAGSPCPAPSQENLLVLYFPGEFAMYGVVERFGEAGHEPVAAENPYWDQVGAMTFEDPDGWRVVLVPKPVF, encoded by the coding sequence ATGAACATCACCTGGCCCGACCAACTCCCTGTAGCCCAAGTGCGAATCGCACGTCCGACAGCACGTCTGGATGACGTGGTCGCCTTCTATCGGGACCTCATCGGGCTTCCCGAGCTGTACCGATTCGTCGGACACTCCGGGTACGACGGGGTAATGCTCGGGCTTCCAGATGCTGATTACCACCTCGAGTTCACCTCACACGAGGCCGGCAGTCCCTGTCCAGCGCCGTCGCAGGAGAATTTGCTGGTGTTGTATTTCCCCGGCGAATTCGCCATGTACGGCGTGGTTGAACGATTCGGCGAGGCTGGACACGAACCTGTGGCGGCCGAGAACCCGTACTGGGATCAGGTCGGCGCGATGACGTTCGAAGATCCCGACGGTTGGCGTGTGGTCCTGGTGCCGAAACCGGTCTTCTGA
- a CDS encoding TetR/AcrR family transcriptional regulator: MARARNADIDDAVLGATLELLAEVGYADLSIGQVATRAGVHRPAVYRRWPSKRHLIVDTVVSELGAAPTPDTGDLRADLIVGITTLAAALGGTTLGAILPALVSDLARSPDLSEDFLRRVFAPRRESTAQTLESARQRGVIRESFDMEFVLDALAAPVYYRVLFRHLPVDAALVAQTVDAVLASLAVAPHAGTS, translated from the coding sequence ATGGCACGGGCCCGAAACGCCGATATCGACGACGCAGTCCTGGGTGCGACGCTCGAGTTGTTGGCAGAGGTCGGCTATGCGGATCTGTCCATCGGCCAGGTCGCCACTCGTGCCGGGGTGCACCGCCCGGCGGTGTACCGCCGGTGGCCCTCCAAACGGCATTTGATCGTCGACACCGTCGTCAGTGAACTCGGTGCCGCCCCGACTCCCGACACCGGCGACCTCAGGGCCGATCTGATCGTCGGCATCACGACACTGGCCGCTGCGCTAGGGGGCACGACTCTGGGTGCAATTCTGCCGGCGTTGGTATCAGATCTGGCCCGCTCTCCAGATCTATCCGAGGACTTTCTTCGGAGGGTGTTCGCTCCTCGGAGAGAGTCCACCGCTCAGACCCTCGAGTCCGCGCGGCAGCGGGGCGTGATTCGTGAGTCGTTCGATATGGAGTTCGTGCTCGATGCTCTCGCGGCGCCGGTGTACTACCGGGTTCTGTTTCGGCATCTACCGGTCGATGCCGCTCTTGTCGCCCAGACGGTCGATGCCGTTCTGGCTTCACTGGCCGTGGCCCCGCACGCCGGCACCAGTTGA
- a CDS encoding alpha/beta hydrolase, translated as MENGSKQTIVLIHGLWMTPLAWEDWVARYRARGHDVVTPGYPGVAPGPAGVTALREDPTPLAELGVREVFDHLAAIIDELAEPPILMGHSFGGTFVQLLLDVGYGRAGVSIDGAAVKGVKALPFSEIRSTFPVLKNPANVHRAVPITAPEFHYAFTNTLAESDSRIAYERYAVPVPGRILFQGGLANFTHNAATTYNFANDDRAPLLFIAGGRDHILPPAVQHENYTKNAKHSSAITAYKLFPQRDHFTCGAAGWEEVADFALTWALNPLRGELD; from the coding sequence ATGGAAAACGGTTCGAAGCAGACGATCGTTCTCATCCACGGGCTGTGGATGACACCGTTGGCTTGGGAGGATTGGGTGGCGCGTTATCGCGCCCGCGGTCATGACGTGGTGACGCCGGGCTACCCCGGTGTCGCTCCCGGGCCGGCCGGGGTCACAGCATTGCGCGAAGACCCCACACCCCTGGCTGAACTCGGGGTGCGGGAGGTCTTCGATCACCTCGCCGCGATCATCGATGAACTTGCCGAACCGCCGATATTGATGGGCCACTCGTTTGGCGGCACCTTCGTGCAGTTGCTCCTTGACGTCGGTTACGGGCGAGCCGGCGTGTCCATCGACGGTGCCGCTGTCAAAGGCGTTAAGGCGCTGCCATTCTCGGAAATCCGTTCCACGTTCCCGGTGCTGAAAAACCCCGCCAATGTGCACCGCGCAGTGCCCATCACAGCACCGGAATTTCACTACGCGTTTACCAACACGCTCGCTGAATCAGATTCTAGAATCGCTTATGAGCGTTACGCCGTTCCGGTACCGGGGCGGATCTTGTTCCAGGGTGGACTGGCCAACTTCACGCACAACGCTGCGACCACCTACAACTTCGCCAACGACGACCGTGCGCCGCTGCTGTTCATCGCCGGCGGCCGCGATCACATCCTCCCGCCCGCGGTGCAGCACGAGAACTACACGAAAAACGCCAAACACTCGTCTGCGATCACCGCCTACAAGTTGTTCCCCCAGCGAGACCACTTCACTTGCGGCGCGGCGGGATGGGAAGAAGTCGCCGACTTCGCCTTGACTTGGGCGCTAAACCCCCTGCGCGGCGAACTCGACTGA
- the mdlC gene encoding benzoylformate decarboxylase, which translates to MTTVRDAILDLFRSHNLTTWFGNPGSSELALLQDFPDDFRYFLGLQEMIPVGMADAYAQVTRRPAVVNLHTAPGMGNAQGQIYNAYVNKTPLIITAGNQRRNMQNQYCLLTNHEPTTVPKPFIKWAAEPSIASEAPAVLARAIHLATTPPMGPVFISLPMDDMPLELTDDQVADTKVVRERTVTHATGFPTELAEQVAARLDAATSPVIVVGGDIDRYDAYEAVIALAERAESPVFTAPLTGWSGFPENHRLYHGALPPGAGWISQILAGHDLILAIGTSVFRYYPQVPGPYLPEGASLIHITNDPDEAARAPIGDAIVADVRTAAQALATTVKPTHRSAPTPRAAVPKQVSAPVPLRPEDLWTAVGHAAPDDTLWVSEAGSNEIPMTDSIRPGNPLSHLSAAGGGLGWGLPASVGAQIAAPDRPVVALMGDGSMHYAITALWSAARYKIPVTVVVASNAEYGVVKEFGVWEKTPNVPGLDIPGLDIVGTAASYGVDAHEAHSSDEVFELVKAGIADRDRPTLINARTTPVSGGFGG; encoded by the coding sequence ATGACCACAGTGCGCGACGCCATCCTTGACTTGTTCCGCTCACACAATCTGACCACCTGGTTCGGCAACCCCGGATCGTCTGAATTGGCTCTGCTGCAAGACTTTCCCGACGACTTCCGGTACTTCCTCGGCCTGCAGGAGATGATTCCGGTCGGGATGGCCGACGCCTATGCACAAGTTACCCGGCGTCCCGCCGTGGTCAACTTGCATACCGCCCCCGGAATGGGTAACGCGCAAGGCCAGATCTATAACGCGTACGTCAACAAGACACCCCTGATCATCACCGCGGGCAACCAGCGCCGCAACATGCAGAACCAGTACTGCCTGCTCACCAACCACGAACCGACGACGGTGCCCAAGCCGTTCATCAAGTGGGCGGCCGAACCCTCCATCGCCAGTGAAGCCCCGGCGGTGCTGGCCCGCGCGATCCACCTCGCCACCACACCGCCAATGGGACCGGTTTTCATCTCGCTCCCGATGGACGACATGCCCCTCGAACTGACCGACGACCAAGTCGCCGATACCAAGGTCGTGCGCGAGCGCACCGTGACCCACGCGACGGGTTTCCCGACAGAGTTGGCCGAACAAGTCGCCGCACGATTAGACGCCGCCACGTCGCCGGTGATCGTCGTCGGCGGTGACATAGACCGCTACGACGCATACGAGGCGGTGATCGCACTGGCAGAACGCGCCGAATCGCCGGTGTTCACCGCCCCCTTGACCGGCTGGAGCGGATTCCCGGAGAATCACCGGCTCTATCACGGCGCGCTGCCACCGGGTGCGGGCTGGATCTCGCAGATTCTCGCCGGGCACGACCTGATTCTCGCGATCGGGACCTCGGTGTTCCGCTACTACCCACAGGTGCCGGGGCCGTACCTGCCCGAGGGGGCGAGCTTGATCCACATCACTAACGATCCCGATGAGGCGGCCCGCGCCCCCATCGGGGACGCGATCGTCGCCGACGTCCGCACAGCAGCCCAGGCTCTGGCAACGACGGTGAAACCAACCCACCGCTCCGCCCCCACACCGCGCGCCGCGGTCCCCAAACAGGTATCGGCGCCGGTGCCGCTCAGACCCGAGGATCTGTGGACGGCCGTCGGTCACGCCGCACCCGATGACACGCTGTGGGTCAGCGAAGCCGGCAGTAACGAGATCCCCATGACCGACAGCATCCGTCCGGGCAATCCGCTGTCGCATCTGTCCGCGGCAGGCGGCGGACTCGGCTGGGGCCTACCCGCATCGGTGGGTGCCCAAATCGCGGCGCCGGATCGGCCGGTGGTCGCGCTCATGGGCGACGGCTCGATGCATTACGCAATTACCGCGCTGTGGAGCGCGGCGCGATACAAGATTCCGGTCACCGTGGTCGTGGCGTCCAATGCCGAGTACGGCGTGGTCAAAGAATTCGGAGTCTGGGAGAAGACCCCGAACGTCCCCGGACTCGATATCCCCGGCCTCGACATCGTAGGAACCGCGGCCAGCTACGGCGTCGACGCCCACGAAGCACACAGCTCCGACGAGGTATTCGAGTTGGTCAAGGCGGGCATCGCCGACCGCGACCGACCTACCCTGATCAACGCGCGCACCACACCTGTCTCGGGCGGATTCGGCGGCTAG
- a CDS encoding alpha/beta hydrolase fold domain-containing protein: MLGKVMDRAAQHGPIYVAGDSSGAGLAQTVIVAGATSPLGLTLISPWLDIALTNPAIATIAKRDPWLAVPGLRECGRVWARQLPADDNRVSPIHVELHNLPPIDRYVGDRDIFVADCRHYLK; this comes from the coding sequence TTGCTTGGCAAAGTGATGGACCGAGCGGCACAACACGGGCCTATCTACGTCGCTGGCGACTCCTCCGGAGCAGGGCTGGCCCAAACGGTTATCGTCGCCGGAGCCACCTCGCCCCTTGGACTGACCCTGATCAGTCCCTGGCTCGACATCGCACTCACCAATCCCGCCATCGCCACTATCGCCAAGCGCGACCCGTGGCTCGCGGTTCCCGGGCTGCGCGAATGCGGTCGTGTGTGGGCCAGACAACTACCGGCGGATGACAACCGAGTTAGCCCCATTCACGTTGAGCTGCATAACCTTCCACCAATCGACCGCTACGTCGGTGACCGCGACATCTTCGTCGCCGACTGCCGTCATTATCTCAAGTAG